In Oscillatoria acuminata PCC 6304, a single window of DNA contains:
- a CDS encoding FAD-dependent oxidoreductase, whose protein sequence is MQRQTQGLPHPLVRSISLTRSCFSLLVSLITLALATSVADATPPRAPDQEVACEILVAGGGLAGAASAYESLLAGRTVCITDITDWIGGQISSQGTSALDERPTQRQQLFYPRGYLEFRESIRRKYGRLNPGQCWVSESCFMPYDGHKLLFDQLERAAKRGKGTLKWYPNTVIKELDISPTQEGEQIQSAVAIQIEPAPGQPPVNAESLSQILEDAYRYENSARFHKNIVRFVPMTRDRNARNTTTVAQPAQWYVIDATETGELIGLADIPYRLGVDPRSPLEPSSSSAQGNPYCTQGFTYTFAMQATEEPQQHIKPDFYDRYAPYYSYELERLANFNLVYTYRRIWSENYQKTLPSNPREYPINPGDISMQNWTWGNDYRPGTAQDNLIYTRQQLESTGQLQPGGWMGGLRTETLQAGEEHAIGFFYWLVQGTTDSQLGDGFKELHPNHRYLSGLDSPMGTANGLSKYPYMREGRRIIGRPGWGHPDGFMVWEIDISRADYSDEFYRTNLEPQEYRRLWESLSGLQTLETIGQRPNLDGRPSRSRSTIFPDSVGIAHYAIDFHPCMTLSPPEAPGNTELEGERRGAGTAYPFQIPLRALIPQRIDNLLIAGKSIATSHIAAAAYRVHSFEWSSGVAAGVTADFSLEKGILPYQLVDNLPLQEPQLEMLQTRLVDSGNPIAFPNTSIFNNTWEDWR, encoded by the coding sequence ATGCAGCGTCAAACGCAGGGATTACCCCACCCTCTTGTTCGGAGCATCTCCCTAACTCGCTCCTGTTTCAGTCTACTGGTGAGCTTAATCACCCTGGCATTAGCGACCTCTGTAGCGGATGCCACACCCCCTCGCGCCCCAGATCAAGAAGTGGCCTGTGAAATTTTAGTTGCCGGGGGTGGATTAGCGGGTGCTGCCAGCGCCTACGAGTCCTTATTGGCCGGTCGAACGGTTTGCATCACGGATATTACCGACTGGATCGGGGGTCAAATTTCCTCCCAAGGCACTTCGGCCCTGGATGAACGACCCACCCAACGACAACAGTTATTTTATCCCCGAGGATACTTGGAATTTCGCGAGAGTATCCGGCGCAAGTATGGACGCCTCAACCCCGGTCAATGTTGGGTGAGTGAATCCTGTTTTATGCCGTATGACGGCCATAAACTGCTCTTTGACCAATTGGAAAGAGCGGCCAAACGGGGGAAAGGGACTCTCAAATGGTATCCCAACACGGTAATTAAAGAGTTGGATATTTCCCCCACTCAAGAAGGCGAACAAATTCAAAGTGCAGTCGCGATTCAAATTGAACCTGCCCCAGGTCAGCCCCCCGTGAATGCGGAATCCCTCTCGCAAATCCTGGAAGATGCCTATCGCTACGAAAATTCTGCCCGGTTTCATAAAAACATCGTGCGCTTTGTGCCCATGACGCGCGATCGCAATGCCCGAAATACTACAACTGTCGCCCAACCGGCCCAATGGTATGTGATCGATGCTACGGAAACCGGGGAACTGATCGGGTTAGCGGATATACCTTATCGCCTCGGGGTTGATCCGCGATCGCCCCTTGAACCCTCCTCTTCTAGTGCCCAGGGCAATCCCTACTGTACCCAAGGGTTTACTTATACCTTTGCCATGCAGGCGACCGAAGAACCCCAACAGCACATCAAACCGGATTTTTACGATCGTTACGCGCCTTATTACAGTTATGAACTGGAACGATTGGCGAATTTTAATTTAGTTTATACCTACCGCCGCATCTGGAGTGAAAACTATCAGAAAACTCTCCCCTCCAACCCCCGAGAATATCCGATTAATCCCGGAGATATCTCCATGCAAAACTGGACTTGGGGAAATGATTATCGACCCGGAACGGCGCAAGATAATTTAATCTATACCCGACAACAGTTGGAATCCACCGGGCAACTGCAACCGGGGGGTTGGATGGGAGGATTAAGAACCGAAACCCTCCAAGCGGGAGAAGAACACGCGATCGGCTTTTTCTATTGGTTAGTCCAGGGAACTACCGATTCTCAGTTAGGGGATGGATTTAAAGAACTCCACCCGAATCATCGTTATCTTTCGGGACTCGATTCGCCGATGGGAACCGCCAATGGATTATCTAAATATCCTTATATGCGCGAGGGACGGCGGATTATTGGACGGCCCGGTTGGGGTCATCCCGATGGGTTTATGGTGTGGGAAATTGATATTTCGCGGGCGGATTATTCTGATGAGTTTTATCGGACGAATTTGGAACCCCAAGAGTATCGACGATTGTGGGAATCTCTCTCTGGATTACAAACTTTAGAAACGATCGGGCAACGACCGAATTTGGACGGACGACCCTCGCGATCGCGCTCTACAATTTTCCCTGATTCTGTGGGAATTGCCCACTATGCGATCGACTTCCATCCCTGCATGACCCTCTCCCCCCCAGAAGCCCCCGGGAACACCGAACTGGAGGGAGAACGTCGGGGGGCGGGTACCGCTTATCCCTTCCAAATTCCCCTCCGTGCCTTGATTCCTCAACGAATTGACAACCTATTAATTGCTGGAAAAAGTATCGCCACCAGCCATATTGCTGCCGCTGCCTATCGGGTTCATTCCTTTGAATGGTCCTCTGGAGTTGCCGCAGGAGTAACCGCCGATTTCTCTTTAGAAAAAGGAATTCTCCCCTATCAGTTAGTGGACAATCTTCCCTTACAGGAACCCCAGTTAGAAATGTTACAAACTCGCCTGGTGGATAGCGGCAATCCCATTGCCTTTCCCAATACTTCTATTTTCAACAATACTTGGGAAGATTGGCGATAA
- a CDS encoding PAS domain-containing sensor histidine kinase has product MHVTSSNLPMKPFETPGFDGSPSSEHPPQENEALLHSIVNNIPGAIYRCTYQGNWKIAFISKGIEQISGYPVSHFLHHPIARFKMLVHPEDQGIAQQTVEAALLSQQPYTLDYRIIKADGTIAWVREIGQGICDRQGHLCGLDGILSPLANIHSRPIDETSQELNPKIAPKRTILEQINEGFLNLDSQGQVIYINSQGENLLQTTHQTLCQPQETLALPPDLAQFFADLKTALSGTNPRPVEACYPYRETWLEVRAHPYDSGILVFLSDITSRKQVLNSLRQRENLYRTFVKNFPNGVILLFDPDLRHTLAEGRDLEAMHLTKTNVEGKTLQEAFPSDICHSLEPLYREVLTGETRLTELTFGSRIYLTQILPIKNEAGEVLGGMVMTQNMTECKLAESENARLIASLQRSEAKTRAMASLLSEAEKLAHVGCWEFEIATNRIICSDEVYRMLGLDLNAASPTYPEYLQKIHPEDRETAEQVMERAIQGGESYQVEQRILQSDGSIRYISANGEPIFNEAGEVVKVLGSLLDITDRHLSQQALIKSEAQLELRARELEKTLYELQRTQTQLIQTERMSGLGQMVAGIAHEVNNPVGFIYGNIAHATSYIDDLVNLVNLYQKHYPEPDPEIVDEIEEIDLEFLFEDLPRLLRSMKVGAERIREIVRSLRNFSRLDEADNKQVNIHEGIDSTLLILQHHLRDDSPEPNSNNNITVIKQYGDLPRVDCYPSELNQVFLNIITNAIDVLKPQKTPRQITIQTEAVIREQTSSEPPSPDWIIIRIIDNGPGMTAEIQQRMFDPFFTTKPVGMGTGLGLSISYQIIVEQHKGKLTCSSEPGKGTELIIELPVHQDYEEPALFE; this is encoded by the coding sequence ATGCACGTTACCTCATCCAATTTACCGATGAAACCGTTTGAAACTCCCGGGTTTGACGGGTCTCCGTCTTCGGAGCATCCCCCCCAGGAGAACGAAGCTCTTTTGCACAGTATTGTTAATAATATTCCCGGTGCCATTTACCGATGCACCTATCAGGGTAACTGGAAAATAGCGTTCATTAGCAAAGGAATTGAACAAATTTCTGGATATCCAGTCTCCCATTTTCTCCACCATCCCATTGCTCGATTTAAAATGCTTGTTCATCCCGAGGACCAGGGGATTGCCCAACAGACTGTAGAAGCGGCGTTATTATCTCAACAGCCTTATACTTTAGACTACCGCATTATCAAAGCCGATGGGACGATCGCTTGGGTCCGCGAAATCGGTCAAGGCATCTGCGATCGCCAGGGACATCTGTGCGGATTGGATGGAATCCTCTCTCCCTTAGCTAATATTCACTCCCGCCCTATTGACGAAACAAGCCAGGAATTAAACCCAAAAATTGCCCCCAAACGGACAATTTTAGAACAGATTAATGAAGGATTTTTAAACTTAGATTCCCAAGGGCAGGTCATTTATATCAATTCCCAAGGGGAAAATTTATTACAAACCACCCATCAAACCCTTTGTCAACCCCAGGAAACTCTCGCACTCCCTCCCGATTTGGCTCAATTTTTTGCGGATTTGAAAACCGCTTTATCCGGTACAAATCCTCGACCTGTAGAAGCCTGTTATCCCTATCGCGAGACCTGGTTAGAGGTTCGCGCTCATCCTTATGACTCGGGTATCTTAGTCTTTTTAAGTGATATTACCTCCCGCAAACAAGTTTTAAATTCCTTACGACAGCGGGAAAATCTCTATCGGACCTTTGTCAAAAATTTTCCGAATGGCGTAATCTTATTATTTGACCCAGACTTGCGTCATACCTTGGCTGAAGGTCGGGATTTAGAGGCGATGCATTTGACCAAGACAAATGTAGAAGGGAAAACACTCCAAGAGGCATTTCCTTCAGACATTTGCCACAGCCTGGAACCCTTGTATCGAGAGGTACTAACGGGGGAAACTCGGTTGACTGAACTCACCTTTGGCAGTCGCATTTATTTGACCCAAATTCTTCCTATCAAAAATGAGGCGGGAGAGGTTTTAGGGGGGATGGTGATGACTCAAAATATGACGGAATGCAAACTTGCTGAATCGGAAAATGCTCGATTAATTGCTTCGTTACAAAGAAGTGAAGCCAAAACTCGGGCAATGGCTTCTTTGCTGTCCGAAGCGGAAAAATTGGCTCATGTGGGATGTTGGGAATTTGAAATTGCCACGAACCGAATTATTTGTTCCGATGAAGTTTATCGAATGTTGGGGTTAGATTTGAATGCAGCCTCCCCAACTTATCCAGAATACTTGCAAAAAATTCATCCCGAAGACCGGGAAACTGCTGAACAAGTGATGGAACGGGCGATTCAGGGGGGAGAATCTTATCAAGTAGAACAGCGCATTCTCCAATCTGACGGGTCAATCCGATATATTTCGGCTAATGGAGAACCAATTTTTAATGAAGCGGGGGAAGTGGTTAAGGTGTTGGGGAGTCTGTTAGATATTACCGATCGCCATTTATCCCAGCAGGCTTTAATTAAGTCGGAAGCCCAGTTAGAATTGCGGGCCCGGGAGTTAGAAAAAACCCTGTATGAACTGCAACGGACTCAAACTCAACTCATTCAAACTGAACGGATGTCTGGGTTGGGACAGATGGTGGCGGGAATTGCCCATGAAGTGAACAATCCCGTGGGGTTTATTTATGGAAATATCGCTCATGCAACGTCCTATATTGACGATTTGGTTAATTTAGTCAATCTCTACCAAAAACATTACCCAGAACCGGACCCGGAAATTGTCGATGAGATTGAAGAAATTGATTTAGAGTTTTTATTTGAAGATTTGCCTCGATTGTTGCGTTCCATGAAAGTGGGGGCGGAACGAATTCGGGAAATCGTGCGATCGCTGCGGAATTTTTCCCGATTAGACGAAGCGGATAACAAACAGGTGAATATTCATGAAGGGATTGATAGTACCCTGTTAATTTTACAACACCATCTCCGAGATGACAGCCCAGAACCCAACTCGAATAACAATATTACCGTGATTAAACAGTATGGCGATTTACCACGGGTTGATTGTTACCCTAGTGAACTTAATCAAGTGTTTCTGAATATCATCACCAATGCGATCGATGTTCTCAAACCCCAGAAAACCCCGCGCCAAATCACTATTCAAACTGAAGCAGTCATCCGTGAGCAAACCTCTTCAGAACCGCCGAGCCCTGATTGGATTATCATCCGCATTATCGATAATGGTCCGGGGATGACAGCGGAGATTCAACAACGAATGTTTGATCCGTTTTTCACGACCAAACCTGTGGGCATGGGGACGGGGTTGGGATTATCAATTAGCTATCAAATTATTGTAGAACAACATAAGGGCAAGTTAACTTGTTCCTCAGAACCGGGAAAAGGGACGGAGTTAATCATTGAGTTACCCGTGCATCAAGACTATGAGGAACCGGCGTTGTTTGAATGA
- a CDS encoding MgtC/SapB family protein, with product MSNLSTLAPVDTLHLLGRLGLSLFVGAVIGFNREREHKPAGLRTYMLVTFGTTLLALLPVQLGVALNSTDAFSRIIQGIVTGVSFLGGGTILRDRDRVRGLTSAAAIWVAAALGLLIGCGLWQLGLASVLICWVILRVVKQIEPL from the coding sequence GTGTCAAATCTTAGCACCCTTGCTCCCGTGGATACCTTGCACTTATTGGGACGACTGGGGTTATCATTGTTCGTCGGGGCCGTGATCGGATTCAATCGCGAAAGGGAACATAAACCTGCCGGTTTAAGAACCTATATGCTGGTTACTTTTGGTACAACTCTCTTGGCATTGTTGCCTGTGCAACTCGGTGTTGCATTAAACAGTACCGATGCATTTAGTCGAATCATTCAAGGCATTGTGACTGGGGTCAGTTTTTTGGGAGGAGGAACGATTTTGCGCGATCGCGATCGGGTTCGGGGATTGACCTCCGCAGCCGCCATTTGGGTTGCGGCTGCCCTTGGACTATTGATTGGTTGTGGATTGTGGCAACTCGGATTAGCCAGTGTCTTAATCTGTTGGGTGATTCTCCGAGTGGTCAAACAAATAGAACCCCTCTAA
- a CDS encoding DUF1830 domain-containing protein, whose protein sequence is MAMPKSTNSLSCSSSDAILCYYLNSTSEIQVIKSECRDTWEFERVVFPGQRLFFEAISTAQLEIYKAKNSGLQLAARVKCDRLQVVQERRSSFTTVSQFLGQQLAAC, encoded by the coding sequence ATGGCTATGCCTAAATCGACGAATTCTCTCTCTTGCTCATCCTCTGATGCAATTCTTTGTTATTATTTGAATTCTACAAGTGAGATTCAGGTAATTAAAAGTGAATGTCGGGACACTTGGGAGTTTGAGCGTGTTGTATTTCCGGGACAACGGCTTTTTTTTGAAGCTATTTCTACAGCCCAGTTAGAAATTTACAAGGCGAAGAATTCGGGTTTACAGTTAGCTGCTCGGGTGAAATGCGATCGCTTGCAAGTTGTGCAAGAGCGCAGATCATCTTTCACAACGGTCTCTCAATTCCTAGGGCAACAACTAGCAGCTTGTTAA
- a CDS encoding Hpt domain-containing protein codes for MDPEKQQQIMGYFIEEAREHLETIEKGLLELQSTMNDQEQLNELFRAAHSVKGGAAMLGFGSIQKTAHSLEDCFKILKEEPVPVDQKLETLFLKGYDTLQKLLERLQGPFGLREEDGAEIVKESQPVFEELKKYLDTLVKGGGEGDADPTRRDLGLEIANEVINLLRQMLMLFKQKPDAENRKRIGTLCNQLAEMSPQMQNWQSLVKTAAGAIANPSNSYDLIAPVTIKELKYASDFIAVGKPDTMPPSSLLLELAGQSPKQAGITLNEQEFIIKAEPQAAAKKLIETFDKKQLTVLTKLLVKAVKS; via the coding sequence GTGGATCCGGAGAAGCAACAACAGATCATGGGGTATTTCATCGAGGAAGCTCGCGAGCACCTCGAAACCATCGAAAAAGGGCTGTTAGAGTTACAGTCCACCATGAACGATCAAGAACAATTGAACGAACTATTTCGCGCCGCACACTCGGTCAAGGGGGGTGCAGCGATGTTGGGCTTTGGGAGTATCCAAAAGACAGCCCACAGTTTAGAGGATTGTTTTAAGATTCTGAAAGAGGAGCCAGTTCCCGTTGACCAAAAATTGGAAACCTTATTTTTAAAAGGGTATGACACCCTGCAAAAATTACTGGAACGCCTCCAAGGGCCTTTTGGCTTGAGAGAAGAAGATGGGGCCGAAATTGTCAAAGAGTCCCAGCCGGTGTTTGAGGAACTGAAAAAATATCTGGATACCCTCGTCAAGGGAGGGGGTGAAGGGGATGCAGATCCTACCCGCCGTGACTTGGGATTAGAGATTGCCAACGAAGTGATCAATCTGTTGCGACAAATGTTGATGCTATTCAAGCAAAAGCCCGATGCAGAAAACCGCAAACGGATCGGGACATTGTGCAATCAACTGGCTGAAATGAGTCCTCAGATGCAGAATTGGCAAAGTTTGGTGAAAACTGCGGCTGGGGCGATCGCCAATCCCAGCAACAGCTATGACTTAATTGCACCTGTGACGATTAAAGAACTCAAATATGCCAGCGATTTTATCGCCGTGGGCAAACCGGATACGATGCCCCCGAGTTCCTTATTGTTGGAATTGGCGGGTCAGTCCCCGAAACAAGCGGGTATCACGCTCAATGAACAGGAGTTTATCATTAAGGCAGAGCCACAAGCAGCCGCGAAGAAACTGATTGAAACCTTTGATAAAAAACAGCTTACTGTCTTGACCAAGTTGTTAGTCAAAGCGGTGAAATCCTAG
- a CDS encoding GNAT family N-acetyltransferase, whose protein sequence is MSIISRCPVAGETDLQQIADLVKTCEVDGLLDEDKSIADLKWIVTTSSVRSRRLWKDSNGHLRGFGQLWIPEPDKRLDGYLWFYVDPQDALQNSFTDGIIPLETEILDWAENRLREIGNKSGLSIHLHTKTRAEALIRISTLERHNFSLERTFLTLVKSDLETLPTPEFPSGFNVRSVEAPRDNQAWVDLYNESFIDHWDHHDLTLSSFQDWQQNPNYQPEFDLVAVAPDGTFAALCQSSLQTALPHSSKTGWIRWLGTRRGFRRMGLGRSILLAAMERLYAAGATSIKLGVDADSATGATRLYDAMGFRPVQSWLSYVKTVTT, encoded by the coding sequence ATGAGTATCATCAGTAGATGCCCCGTAGCGGGCGAAACAGACTTACAACAGATTGCTGATCTAGTTAAAACCTGTGAAGTCGATGGGTTACTAGACGAGGATAAATCAATTGCCGACCTCAAATGGATCGTCACCACCTCATCGGTCCGGTCCCGGCGTTTATGGAAAGACTCCAACGGTCACTTGCGCGGGTTTGGACAACTGTGGATTCCTGAACCCGACAAACGATTGGATGGATATTTGTGGTTCTACGTTGACCCCCAAGATGCCCTCCAAAACAGCTTTACCGATGGCATTATTCCTTTAGAAACCGAGATTTTAGATTGGGCAGAAAATCGCCTGCGGGAGATTGGTAACAAGAGTGGACTGAGTATCCACTTGCACACCAAAACTCGCGCCGAAGCCTTAATTAGAATTTCCACCCTAGAACGGCATAATTTTAGCCTAGAACGAACCTTTTTGACCCTGGTTAAATCTGACCTGGAAACCCTACCGACCCCAGAGTTTCCCTCGGGATTTAATGTGCGATCGGTAGAGGCTCCCAGAGATAATCAAGCCTGGGTGGACTTATATAACGAATCCTTTATCGACCACTGGGATCACCACGATTTAACCCTGAGTAGTTTTCAGGATTGGCAACAGAATCCGAACTATCAACCGGAATTTGATTTAGTGGCAGTCGCCCCCGATGGGACCTTTGCCGCCCTCTGCCAAAGTTCCCTTCAAACTGCCTTACCCCACTCCAGCAAAACCGGATGGATTCGCTGGTTAGGAACCCGTCGGGGCTTCCGCAGGATGGGTTTAGGACGCTCCATCCTCTTGGCTGCCATGGAACGCCTCTACGCTGCCGGTGCAACCAGTATCAAGCTCGGGGTTGATGCTGATAGTGCCACAGGTGCAACGCGCTTGTATGACGCAATGGGCTTCCGTCCGGTCCAAAGTTGGCTGTCCTACGTTAAAACAGTAACGACTTGA
- a CDS encoding M28 family peptidase — translation MRQKIWILLCLVSAIAILLVNLTRHQSPGSFDPQEAPLSQHPADPVPTLPEPSPLSMEFRRAPVVVSDRLMADLEALAFERSTPESREQSREYISSRLVAAGWTPQFQPFAGGINVIAKKPGRNPEAGSLLLGAHYDTVPGSAGASDNGTGVAVLLEVARLLQDRQTERSLELAFFDLEEIGLHGSFAFASDRNLVADLRGAIVVDMVGYACYQAGCQDYPSQLPIQPPSDRGDFIAVIGDTEHLPLLQVFQMETSADLPPVYTLPVPFKGLLIPDTLRSDHAPFWYQGIGAVLVTDTGNLRSPHYHQPSDTPQTIDRPFFIGSAQRIADAIVTLLESQGSLETNSIRTQALFRDVS, via the coding sequence ATGAGACAAAAAATCTGGATTCTGCTCTGCCTGGTGAGTGCGATCGCCATCCTCTTAGTGAATCTGACTCGCCATCAATCCCCCGGATCATTTGATCCCCAGGAGGCTCCTCTCTCACAGCACCCCGCAGATCCAGTCCCCACTCTTCCTGAACCCAGTCCGTTGAGCATGGAGTTCAGGCGTGCTCCCGTAGTCGTCTCCGATCGCCTGATGGCAGATTTAGAAGCATTAGCCTTTGAGCGCTCAACCCCCGAGAGTCGAGAACAGTCCCGAGAGTATATCAGCAGTCGCCTTGTAGCAGCGGGATGGACTCCGCAATTCCAACCCTTTGCTGGGGGAATCAACGTCATTGCCAAAAAACCGGGGAGGAATCCCGAAGCGGGAAGTCTCCTCCTCGGCGCACATTATGATACCGTTCCCGGTTCTGCGGGTGCGAGTGATAATGGGACTGGGGTGGCGGTGTTGTTGGAAGTGGCGCGACTGTTGCAGGACCGGCAAACTGAGCGATCGCTAGAGTTGGCCTTTTTTGATTTAGAGGAAATCGGATTACATGGCAGTTTTGCCTTTGCCAGCGATCGCAACTTAGTTGCGGACTTACGCGGTGCAATTGTGGTGGATATGGTGGGATATGCTTGTTATCAAGCCGGATGTCAGGATTATCCCAGTCAGCTTCCTATACAACCGCCCAGCGATCGCGGTGACTTTATCGCAGTTATTGGAGATACGGAACATTTACCTCTGCTGCAAGTGTTCCAAATGGAAACATCGGCGGATTTACCGCCGGTTTATACGTTACCTGTTCCCTTTAAAGGATTGTTAATTCCTGATACCCTGCGAAGTGATCATGCTCCCTTTTGGTATCAAGGGATTGGGGCCGTTTTAGTGACGGATACGGGGAATTTGCGATCGCCTCACTACCATCAACCCAGTGATACTCCCCAAACCATTGATCGTCCCTTTTTTATCGGTTCTGCACAACGAATTGCTGATGCGATCGTGACTTTATTAGAGAGTCAGGGAAGTTTAGAAACTAACTCGATTCGGACTCAGGCTTTGTTTAGAGATGTAAGCTGA